A region from the Azospirillaceae bacterium genome encodes:
- a CDS encoding sigma-70 family RNA polymerase sigma factor — protein sequence MTDIHARHLLAIATQGDRAAFAALFRHFAPRIKSYLAGSGVPPMVAEELAQEAMLTVWRKAAFFDPARAAASTWIFTIARNLRVDALRRDRAGDKAVAQEPLLPPEPEQADTIVGAAELAGRLRATLDSLPPDQLAVVRLSFFEDAPHPDIAQRLGIPLGTVKSRLRLAMNRLRGLIDDV from the coding sequence GTGACGGACATACACGCCCGGCACCTGCTGGCCATCGCCACCCAGGGTGACCGCGCCGCCTTCGCCGCCCTGTTCCGGCATTTCGCCCCCCGCATCAAAAGCTATCTGGCCGGCAGCGGCGTGCCGCCGATGGTGGCGGAGGAACTGGCGCAGGAGGCGATGCTGACCGTCTGGCGCAAGGCCGCCTTCTTCGACCCGGCCCGCGCCGCCGCCAGCACCTGGATCTTCACCATCGCCCGCAACCTGCGTGTCGATGCCCTGCGCCGCGATCGGGCCGGCGACAAGGCGGTGGCGCAGGAACCGCTGCTTCCCCCGGAACCGGAACAGGCCGACACCATCGTCGGTGCGGCCGAACTGGCGGGGCGTCTGCGCGCCACCCTGGACAGCCTGCCGCCAGACCAGTTGGCGGTGGTGCGCCTGTCCTTCTTCGAGGATGCGCCCCATCCCGATATCGCCCAGCGCCTGGGCATTCCGCTCGGCACCGTGAAGTCGCGCCTACGCCTGGCCATGAACCGTCTGCGCGGGCTGATCGACGATGTCTGA
- a CDS encoding DUF1365 family protein has translation MKIPRGDRAGRDDTADGLRSAIYRGAVVHHRTWPRRHHLRYRLWTLLLDLDEVPALHRHLRCFSHNRFNLLSFHDADHGDGSGRPLGDQVARLLADARVDYDGGSIRLWCMPRVLGHVFNPLSVYFCHRRDGMLCALVHEVNNTFGQRHSYVVPVPDGTPPDAVLRQHCAKRFHVSPFLDMDMSYDFRVAPPGDGMTVAIQARAPDRAAAVLSASFIGRRHALTDTELVSAWMAHPLLTLKVVAAIHWEALRLLLKGVGFRRSPPPPARAYTLGDPVPGSAPAETRL, from the coding sequence ATGAAAATTCCCCGTGGGGACAGGGCTGGGCGGGACGATACGGCCGACGGCTTGCGCAGCGCCATCTACCGGGGGGCGGTCGTCCACCATCGCACCTGGCCGCGCCGCCACCATCTGCGTTATCGCCTGTGGACGCTGCTGCTGGACCTGGATGAGGTGCCGGCGCTGCATCGGCACCTGCGCTGCTTCTCCCATAACCGTTTCAACCTGCTGTCCTTTCATGATGCCGACCATGGCGACGGATCGGGGCGGCCGCTGGGTGACCAGGTCGCGCGGCTGCTGGCCGATGCCCGGGTCGACTATGACGGCGGCTCCATCCGGTTGTGGTGCATGCCCCGGGTGCTGGGGCACGTGTTCAACCCGCTGAGCGTCTATTTCTGCCACCGCCGCGACGGCATGCTGTGCGCCCTGGTGCATGAGGTGAACAACACCTTCGGTCAGCGCCACAGCTATGTGGTGCCGGTGCCGGACGGCACGCCGCCGGACGCGGTGCTGCGCCAGCACTGCGCCAAGCGGTTCCATGTCTCCCCCTTCCTCGACATGGACATGAGTTACGATTTTCGCGTGGCGCCGCCAGGGGATGGCATGACCGTCGCCATCCAGGCGCGGGCGCCGGACCGGGCGGCGGCGGTGCTGTCCGCCAGCTTCATCGGCCGCCGCCACGCCCTGACGGATACGGAACTGGTGTCCGCCTGGATGGCGCACCCCCTGCTGACGCTGAAGGTCGTGGCCGCCATCCATTGGGAGGCCCTGCGGCTGTTGCTGAAGGGCGTCGGCTTCCGCCGTAGCCCACCGCCGCCGGCCAGGGCCTACACCCTGGGTGACCCGGTGCCGGGCTCCGCTCCCGCCGAAACCCGCCTTTAA
- a CDS encoding cyclopropane-fatty-acyl-phospholipid synthase produces the protein MPLDAPALEPQPRPATGLAGALLSRLMAALAVGRVTVILPDGRTLSHQAAQPGPAGTLVLHRWRALGRMVTGGDIAFAEAYADGDWSSPDLPALLELAARNIAALDDAMAGLAPARLLNRLFHWRRPNSRGGSRRNIMAHYDLGNAFYARWLDRGMSYSSALYTGADQTLEAAQEAKLDRVVDLLDLAGADRVLEIGCGWGALAERMARQGCHVTGLTLSPAQLAAAQDRLIDADLGGRADLRLQDYRDITGTYDRIVSIEMLEAVGERYWPAYFRTLRGRLAHDGVAVLQVITIDEARFDRYRREVDFIQRHVFPGGMLPSPTRLAQEAAAAGLRVQSAMTFGDSYARTLAEWRRRFHDAWDDIQAMGFPPRFRQLWDYYLAYCEAGFRAGLIDVGLYRLVPAV, from the coding sequence ATGCCCCTCGACGCGCCCGCCCTTGAGCCGCAGCCCCGCCCCGCCACCGGTTTGGCCGGCGCCTTGCTGTCGCGTCTGATGGCGGCGCTGGCGGTGGGCCGGGTGACGGTGATCCTGCCGGACGGCCGCACCCTGTCGCACCAGGCGGCGCAACCGGGGCCGGCGGGCACGCTGGTGCTGCACCGCTGGCGGGCGCTGGGCCGCATGGTGACCGGCGGCGACATCGCCTTCGCGGAGGCCTACGCCGATGGCGACTGGTCCAGCCCCGACCTGCCGGCCCTGCTGGAACTGGCGGCCCGCAACATCGCCGCGTTGGACGACGCCATGGCCGGCCTGGCGCCGGCCCGTCTGCTCAACCGCCTGTTCCACTGGCGGCGGCCCAATTCCCGGGGCGGCAGCCGGCGCAACATCATGGCGCACTACGATCTGGGCAACGCCTTCTACGCCCGCTGGCTGGACCGGGGCATGAGTTATTCCTCCGCCCTTTACACCGGTGCCGACCAGACGCTGGAGGCGGCGCAGGAGGCCAAGCTGGACCGTGTCGTAGACCTGCTGGACCTGGCCGGCGCCGACCGGGTGCTGGAGATCGGCTGCGGCTGGGGCGCGTTGGCGGAGCGCATGGCGCGCCAAGGCTGCCACGTCACCGGCCTGACCTTGTCGCCGGCCCAACTGGCGGCGGCGCAGGATCGGCTGATCGACGCCGACCTGGGCGGTCGGGCCGATTTACGATTGCAGGATTATCGCGATATCACAGGCACTTACGACCGCATCGTCTCCATCGAGATGCTGGAGGCGGTGGGCGAGCGTTACTGGCCCGCCTATTTCCGCACCCTGCGCGGGCGCCTGGCCCACGACGGCGTCGCCGTGCTGCAGGTCATCACCATCGACGAGGCGCGCTTCGACCGGTATCGGCGCGAGGTGGACTTCATCCAGCGCCATGTCTTTCCCGGCGGCATGCTGCCGTCGCCCACGCGCCTGGCGCAGGAGGCTGCGGCCGCCGGCCTGCGGGTGCAGTCGGCGATGACCTTCGGCGACAGCTACGCCCGCACCCTGGCGGAATGGCGCCGTCGCTTCCACGACGCCTGGGACGACATCCAGGCCATGGGATTTCCGCCCCGTTTTCGGCAATTATGGGACTATTATCTGGCGTATTGCGAAGCGGGCTTCCGCGCCGGCCTGATCGACGTCGGCCTCTATCGCCTGGTGCCCGCCGTTTAG